The Acidipropionibacterium virtanenii DNA segment CAAGAAGGAGTTCGCCTCGGTGCAGAAGACCGCCCGGAGCGAGCTGAAGCGCATCAAGAAGTGAGTACGCCGGCAGACCTCACCGGGAGCGGTGACGGGCGCTCTGTCTGGCAACGGATCCGCGGCCGTCAGGGGCGCAATCTGTGGTTCGCGGTGTTCGTCACGCCGTTCCTGGTGGGGCTGCTGGTCTTCGTCTACATCCCGATCGTCTGGAGCGCCTACCTGTCGTTCTTCGACGCCCGGGCGACCATCAGGCCGACGAGATTCGTCGGCCTGGCCAATTATGAGTACCTGCTGGGCGATCAGCTGTTCCGCGACTCGATGCTCACATTCATCGTCTTCGCGGCCGTCATCGTGCCGCTGACCTACGCCTGCTCGCTGGCGCTGGCCCTGATGCTGGACAATGTGGGCCGGTTCCGGGCCTTCTTCCGTTCGGTCTTCTTCATTCCCACCGCCTGTTCGTACGTGGTGGCGGCCATGGTCTGGCGGCTGTCCTTCTTCAACGGGGCCCGGTTCGGGTTCATCAACTCGCTGCTGCGCAGGCTCGGATTCGACGACGTCGACTGGTTGGGCGGGACGAACAACTGGTACTGGGTGGCTCTGGTCACGCTGAGGCTGTGGCTCCAGGTGGGCTACTACATGATCCTGCTCATCGCCGGCCTCAATCAGATCCCCACCGACACCTATGAGGCGGCCGCCATCGACGGCGCCTCGGGCTGGCGCCGGCTGCGGTACGTCACCCTGCCGCAGTTGCGCGCCACCAGCGCGGCGGTGCTCATGCTGCTGCTCATCGGCGCCTTCCAGGCCTTCGACGAGTTCTACAACATGATGTCGACGGCCGGGTCCTACCCGCCCTACGCCCGGCCGCCACTGGTCCACCTCTACATGATC contains these protein-coding regions:
- a CDS encoding carbohydrate ABC transporter permease, producing MSTPADLTGSGDGRSVWQRIRGRQGRNLWFAVFVTPFLVGLLVFVYIPIVWSAYLSFFDARATIRPTRFVGLANYEYLLGDQLFRDSMLTFIVFAAVIVPLTYACSLALALMLDNVGRFRAFFRSVFFIPTACSYVVAAMVWRLSFFNGARFGFINSLLRRLGFDDVDWLGGTNNWYWVALVTLRLWLQVGYYMILLIAGLNQIPTDTYEAAAIDGASGWRRLRYVTLPQLRATSAAVLMLLLIGAFQAFDEFYNMMSTAGSYPPYARPPLVHLYMISVGGSQQDLGLGGAGTMILTAVIVLFGVLQNWWVTRADRSRS